The stretch of DNA CTCATTCTGCTATATATCCATGTTGACATGGAATTGCCCATCAACTTTTGAAAAGCAAAAGTTGATCTAATGTTCAATAAATGGGACCAATCAACAAAgataaaagatatttacaactgttgcataatcgttttgaaaaaaataaataaaatatgaggctcacataaaaaaaattaattttttaatagtacacctcactcttttttaaagtgattacgtTGCGTTTACGCATTTCAcggttgtatgtaaaattactcatcAACAAAATGTGATGGAAATGAGACGGAGGTGCAACATGatattgcatattatatatgttgagCCATACCAACAGGCTCGTACGTACCAACTTCCAACCAAATCATCTTcagtaagaaaaagaaaaataacaatgcAAACCTGCTTCTGTGGAAGATTTGTCCTGAATGCATCCATGTCAAAGGTCCTCATGATCATGTTGCCAGTATCTTTCTCCATGTTGGCTTTAAAGAAAGAACAGAGcaatagagagaaaaagttggtgGATGTAATAACGTTCAGAAAGGTAGCTCTGGGGATAAGAGCACACACGTAATCATGGGTAGGAGTTGCATTTGGGGTTCGAAAAATGTGGGCTGGTTTTGGAGACTAAAAATAGAAGCCACAGCTTTTAATTGGTTCGTGTTAGAGATGGAGACATCATGACCACATTCTTATCGACACTCCCTCTGGTTCATTCAACAGCAGCCCctacctttaatttttttgtacaaaGCATCTCACTTTATCCCCTGAAAATTGACCTTTTTTCCCTTGTCATGCCTCAAAACTTTGCACACAAAATCGTGGTGGAGAGAATTAAAGATGATTTTCCTTTATTCCAATGCCTATGGTCATATGTTTACGTTTCCCAATTTGGGTTAGACAAATTGCCTGATTTATCCCTTTAATGAATTGATCCAAAATGGGTTATTTGATGCTAATGTTTGCCATAGACAATCTGCACTTGTTTTCTCAGTACCATTCCGTAACAGGAacacttcaatattttttttttatataattttggacagctacaaaaagattatacaaaagtaaacctataaactgacgtaacttcatgtgatatgttagatatactctaaaataaaagtaattttataatttgacgtaccatatcaagttatgtcagtttgtgagtttacttttatataatctgttTCTGACTAAAGCATTCTCCACTATGATAATACTATAcagattttctatttattttttcgttGATCTATAATTGAAACTTTTGGGACCAAAACTTTtgaatgtcttttttttttctacgcGTATCCACTGAGAGGGATAACTCAATATTTTTGCAAAAGAGCGAGAATCAGTTTTAATTGCCTAATTGGGTTCAAAATCCTTCAATAATTTGGGAACTGTTTGATTCACATTAACAAATCAAGAACTTGATGTTTAACGCAAGAAAAACACTTGTTCAAGCAATTAAACACTGTGAATATGAAAGCAAACCTTTAGATTGACTGAAGAAACTGATGGAAATTTCTGGTCGTACGTCCATTATCgtaacaagaaataaaaaaccaatttacacgcaataataatattaaaaaaaaagaatcactATCCTTTGAACTTTTTTTACAAATTCAATCTCTAACTTGCATGGTACAAAAAAAACATGATgctctaatatataatattgataatGTATAAGATTACTAGGAGAGCatctgtgcatgcatgcatccttTCCTATACTGAATACATGAATCATATGGTATTTGGAAACTCAAAAGCCAGGTGGATGAACAATCATTTCATTGAGCATTGCAGATCATTTTCAGGAGAGAAGCGTGCGCACAGAGCGGATCAGAACAGCATTGAAATTCCATGCACCAGATGCTTAAACTTGTACTGATATAGACCAGCACTCAATGTTTCAATGATCATCATCTACCATTGAGATTAGCAAACTGGGAAAACATTGTTGTTCCTGAATGCTCATTCATGGCCTGAGCTTGGGCTGGACTCTCATGCTCTTCCGGATTAGTGACTAGAAGGCTATCAGAGTTGGAAGCAGTGGTGGATGATGTCACAACAGCAGGAGAGGTGGAAACAATGGCAGAGGAATTGCTTTTGCTTTTATCATCTTCAGCATTTCCTTGCGAAAAAGTCTCTTGAAGCTGCAGAGCGAACTCCAAGTTCCAAAGCACATCTCCCATTGTCGGCCTGTCCACCCCATATTCAGCCAAGCACTTCTCTGAAGCCTCGGCAAACTTCTTCATGGATTCAGGATTAATGGAACCAACGAGTAAGGGGTCAATGATCTTGTCAATCAAGCCTTTTCTCTTCCATTGCATAGCCCAGTCAGCCAAGTTAACTTGCTCCCTAGGGAGCGCTGGGTTAATGGCGGGCCTTGCGCAGAGCACCTCAAGCAAAACCACCCCGAATGAGTACACGTCTGATTTATCTGTCAATTGTTGCCTCCTGAAGTACTCAGGATCCAAGTACCCGAAGCTTCCTTTCACTGCAGTACTCACATGACCTTGCCCCATTGGAGTATCCTTTGAGAGCCCAAAATCGGCAACCTTGGCGGTGAAGTTTTCATCCAGCAAAATGTTAGTGGTCTTAACATCACGGTGAATAATGCCCTGTGCAGTGCCAGTGTGAAGGTAGTGAAGCCCTCGAGCCGCGCCTATACAGATCTCCAGCCTCTGCTTCCATGACAATGGGGGCAAATCCTTGCCGTACAAATGATCCCTGAAAGGACCATTGGACATGTACTCGTAAACCAATATCATTTCCGAGTTTTCGTCGCAGTATCCGATCAGGGAGACCAAATGTCTGTGTCGTAGCTTCGACAACATTTGAATCTCTGTCTGGAACTCTGTAATGCCCTGTTCCGACTGAGGGTTCCCTCGCTTGACTGCCACTTTTGTCCCATCGTCGATCTCCCCGAGATACACATTTCCAAATCCACCAACGCCAATTACTGCATTGGAATCGAAATTCTTGGTTGCCTCCTGCAATTCCGTGAATGAGAAGTACCGGCCTAATCCCATAGTTGAGGAGTAAAAGTTGCTCTTGTGAGACCCCAAAGAGTTCTTGCTTGTCATGAAGCTCGTGTCACTAGCATGAAGAGGGAGCAACCATGAAGAGAAGCTGTTTCTCTTCTGCCAGTCCGGAGGCCTCTTGTGCCATTTCATTACCATTGCACCAAGACCAATGAAGGCTCCGAACATCATCGCAAACCCGACTGCAGCAACCTTACTGCGGTTGCTCCCGTCAGCAGCCATGCTTCCATCAACTCCGAATTCTCCGTCAAGACTGTTCACCGAACTGCTGATTTTCAAGATCTCTAGACCGTTCAAAATGGCGTTCAAATCACCGGAACCCAATTTAGAAGGACCAATTTGGACAGTTAGTCCGTTAGACATCAAGGAAGCATTAACCACAATATCCTTATAGTAAGCCATTGCCAAACCATTCAAGTTGTGTGACAAATCCAAATCAGATATCGCCATTTCCCCATTAATGTAGACGTCGAAATAGAGGTTATTGAGCGCTTTGCTCACGATGTCACAAAAATGAAGCCGAATTAGGTACCCAAAACCCGGGTCTGCCTCAAAGTTCCATGTCACGTTGAAATTAGGCTGACCGACCTTGGCATCAGCCATTTCAACAGCGGAAGCATACATCGTTTGTGGCCCGATCAAGGGCGTCACTCCCTCGGGGTACTTGACTATGGTGGTCGAAACGGAGACGCTCTTTGCCAGGTTTCTGGACTTAAGGTACGACTCATCGGGCTGCCAAGTCCTCCCGAGAGTATCGTTTCCGGAGGTGATGAGGGGTCCTCCCATATTAAGCCGGTACATGGTTTGGTAAGCGTATGTGGATAGCCCCGAAACTTCGCCGACAGGCGAAAGCTCGTTGGCGACATCGGTGATCAGCTCATCGGGTGCCGCAACCACCTCAATGGCGTTAATGAAAGCAGCGGAATTCTTCATGGGCACGAACTTGATCGATAAATGTGGCTCGGTCAAGTTGAGAAGGAACTCCTTGAGGACGTGTTTTGAGCTGTTGTTCATATTAAAGCTGTGGAGAAGCACGTATTTATCGGTGCTGACCGAGAACGTGGCAGTCCTGAGGTCGAATTGGTCGTTTTGAAAGGGATAGAAATGGAGGCGAACCCAATGCCAGCCGGGCCGAGACAAGGGGAAGGAGTAAATGGCTTCTTGGACAAAGATTCTTGCCGATAAGTAAATGGGCGAAGGAACATCGGCCTTCTCCACTGAAACCTTGATTTCATCCTTGGCTTCTAAGAATTGCTTGGATTGCTCTTCGGTTCTGAACACTCTTCCATCAGGAAGGGAGGCTAATTTATCGGCGCCGGAGTCAATGAGGAAGTTGTCCTGGGGAACGAAGGGAGCGAAGGCTGAAAAGGCGGTGGTAGAGGCGGTAAAAAAGGCGTAGATAAGGACCAGGAGAGTAGCCATCGACGATGGAAAAGGTGATGGAAAGGAGGATAGAAAGAGATTGGATGTGGGCAAGTTTCTTGGTTTCTTTCCTATGATCTCCATCCCTCCTGGGTGAGGAGGTGAGCAGAATGCATGGAGAAGAAACTAACAAATTGGTCTTGAAAAAGAGTCTGTTTTGGTATCTTTGTAATGGGTTTTTCCTACACGTTCTGTTACTGTTTTTCTTGGATAGAATTGGAGGGAAAGAGATGATTTTTACTGTGGACATGATTCTTTTGTTGGGTTTGGCTCCATTTTTGGAAACTACCAACTAACTAACGGTcataaaaaaatcccaaaatttgAAAAGGTCAAGCACCATTCCTATcctttctctgtctctctcattAATCCATCCAAATCTTTGCAGTCGAAGGGCGGAGGcctttcatgcatgcattttagGACAAATAGCCAAGTGCTGATGATCTAGACGTGCCATGCATTCCTAATCTCTGCCAACACAGTTCAACCTAGCTCAACTTCTATAAAATGTTCGAGTTCTCCTCTAACTTTGTTTGTTCTCGAAGCCATGCATGGCTGTTTATAACATATATGATCATCATGGTTGTCCTCTATCTGCAGTTTCTTCTTAGAGACAATGAGTTTGTATGAATGGTGGCCGGTAATAACACGGTCCACCTGCTGCTCTGATGAATGGAAAAGGATTCATTGTGTATCGAATTTGAGACTTCcaagtgtgagagagagaaaaatgtacgGAGCTAATAATAATtgcttatataaataattataagatgttatttatatatctatttttttttcaaataccatcacataaaaatttgagtgataaatattaattttaattctgACACAAATTATCTGAATTTATTCTTGTCCGTATCTGTTTACGGCTgcaaataatttaaagaaatgaaaaggaaaaaaagaaaagaaaaatgctgcTCTTTTCGCtggaatttttaatttttttaaaatttttttacttaataattaagaaaataatttttaatgatgttgtaatttttttttttaaatataaaaaatatatatatatatataattttgtattcgCAATctgtctcaactcatctcactactattcattattatttatcaattttaattcataaattttattactattcacaatctatctcattactattcataatccatctcaactcatcttcgaattcaAACTACGTATAAATATTACGTGGGCAAAACCCCCCTCAACCATGCGTTAGAAAACGTCGTTAAAATTAACGGCTCCCGACAGATCGTAAGTGACCAACAACACATTCGGACGTCGTTATGAACACCCGTCTAACACCACTTCACTTCCCCCTCCCCTTCTCATGTCTTCCCCAACGTCTAAGGAAGAGCACCCGGCCCATGCCTGTCTCTCTAAGCTTTGACCGTTTGGGCTCTGAAAAGAAAGGTACGGTTCAATTACGTCTGGTTCGGGTTTTGGATGTTCGAGTACGGAGTAATCTTCTCTCCGATGACGTTATATTTAAGCTGattacatatatgtatgtatagataTTGATTATCGAATCCCATGACtttaggcttttttttttttttttggtaatctcacgtactttgtttgatttctGTGTTTTTCACAACGTTATCTGATTTTGACTGTGAAGTTCGCTTTTTAAGCTGTATTCTCGGATCTCCCTGAGCTCTGCAGTGTTTGAAATTCTATTAGCTTTTGTTTCTATTGCTATTTTTGGGGTTTCTGATTTGGACTCACTCTACGATGTCAATTTAATTTGTTAATCAAATTGTagtaattttctcaattttgtttTCTCCATCGAAAACACATCCTTGAGGcgatttctttttaattgttcGTTGCACGCTGATTTTTGTGTTCTTTATCATATTGTTGATgggctatttatttatttatttttgctttggaCTTCCTTGTAGAGTAGTGGTATCTGGATAATTAGTTGAGTTTGAACTTTGGAGAATGCGAGGATGGTTGTGCGATTGCTATTAGAACTTAAAAAGCTGTGGTGTCATTGATTATGGGGTCTGCTTGTTGTGTTGCTGCTAGAGATAACACTCCACCAAATGGATGGAGAGGGGAAAATTTGCATAGGAATGTTCAGTATTCTCCGACATGGAGCTTTCAATGGGATAACCCAGGGCGAGTAGCTGGTGAAGAGATTTCTATGGGTTGCTTCTCAGATGGGGTAGACCGGAATGGTCGATTGCGAATTAAATATGAGCCATCATATGCTGACGATGGGAGTCCAGtggaatattttcaaagatgtgCATGGCAGAAGTCTCCAAATTCTGAAGGAACTGCTGGGCAAGTGAGAACTCCTGCTTCAGGTACCTTCACAATGGCAGCTCTTTAAGTTTAATTGCATTTCctatgatgttttattgagtttcttGTATATGCAATCTGACgtatataaaatcaattttcttgCTTTACTGTAGATGTGAGAGAGAgccattttttttctaaaatggcGCAGTgtgtaaggttttttttttttgtatgtaaaaatataattttattgtaataacaataggcatagcccaagtatacagaaaatatatatggaaaacGCCTAGCAACCACTAGGAACTAGATAAAGATACAagcaaattatgaaaagtaGTCTCATTACCAATGATAATAGAAGCCCAATAAAATAAGgtgttgaaaaagaatctcTTCAACTCATCTAAGGAATGCTCCCGATCTTCAAAACGCCTACCATTTCGCTCCATCCAAaggcaccacataatacaatgAGGAATCCTTTTCCACCCTGAAGAAATATGAGCATTATTCCAAAGACCACTCCAGCGCCTGAAAATATCCATTACTtctaggcattacccatgcTATACCAGTCCGGTTGAAGATATCGTCCCACATAAGTTACTGCCTATGGTTTAATATTTTAAGTGAATCCCTTGTTCAATTGGGAATATTAAGATCTTTTAATGTTTGTTAGATACGTTCTTTTAAAGATTCAACTATTTTCTTATCAATTATATATGAAGTTTTAGTTTCTTATGCATTTTTATTCCGCTCTTATTTTTGGAGTGACATATTTATGGGTTACGACACTGGAAATAAAGAGGAGCTTTTGATTCAATTGTTATCTCAGGAGATCATTATAGCTTGGTGATATAAATCAAGCTAGTGGAAGGCTTTAGGCATGTAATACCTAAGATTGTGTATAGGAAGTTGGttctttaaatgatttaaagGAGATCCAATTTAATAGAGCAAATAGTGACTCTGCCTCAACAGAAGCTTCCACAGCCAAATCCCAACAGAAATGCATAACAGATTTGGTGGAATAGTGTGGAAAGATCTAGAATGATTCTTGTAACCAAATACAtgcaaatatgtaattttctctATTATATTCTCATCTGAAATATAGGCTcaataaagccaataaataaTGTACTAGCCTTTGGCTATTTGTATTAGGGAAGTATGAAATCAAAAGAGAATTTCTGAGAAGTAAAAACCTCTGTGTGGCATTTTATCAAATAGGTGTAATGCATCTGTTCTATTCCTTCTTCACAATTATAATCTTGACTAGTCCTTTTTGAGTATAGGCTCACAtgtaccgataaaaaaaaaaaaaaaaaatagtatatgcGCGGACTTTTCTTGGGTCATTATAAATTGTATCAAGCTAATCTCAAATACGACTTGATCAATGCCACAATGGAATGACCCAACAAGAATATTGGGGATTTAAGGgggagaattttattttatttttattttataatatcccAATTTGTGTATAGAAAGATGGTGAATTAGATTTCATATTTCTTGAGAGGGAGAAATTGGTAGATGGAGTCGGTGAAGACAGGCAAAAACTAGACTTTCGTGTAGATGCCCAAAAGTTGTTGACTACTAGGCAGGCTTCTTTGTTCCTCGGTGGTTACTTTTATGCAAACATTTACTTTATGTCTTATTGTATAGTGATGTTTAACTCCATATCAAACATAGAGATGATGTTGAATTTTTTAGCTCTGTAGGAAAAACctgttttcattttcctttccccAAGAAGCTGGTTTTCATGGAGTCCTGACGAAGGGAGATTCTTTAggattttggattttcatggATCTTTTTCCTAAAACCTTACTAAAATAGCGCACTAAACAACTAGGACAATGAGATCTGTTACCTATCAAAATGATGACCTCTCCAGTATTCCCTCTTCTCCACCCTcccctcctctccctctctagCTTTTTGGTTGTAGATTTTGACCTTCAGTACCTGTGATGTGACTAATCTTTTTTCTGTCTATTGTCAGATCAATCATTTTCAAGGAATATTTCTATGGGCTTGAGTTTGGAGCAGGTAGAGCTTATCTAGTAGAGGCCGCTTTCTGGAATGATTTTGTGATTCTGTCATTCTCGTTATACCCTAAATTTAACTTTTCTCTTCACATTTCTCGATCATAATGCAGGTGAAGGAATCTCCAACAGGTTCATTTCCATCTCCGTTTAAGCCGTCACTTACAATGCCTTCTACTTCATCCTTGTTGTCGTCCCCTTTGTCATCCCAAAGTCATCTGCCTCCTGCGAGCTCTACCACGTCAAGGTGGCCCAGACGTTCTCCAGGACACCAGCTTTCAAGGCAAGTATCTGATAGCCAAATCCTTGGATTCAAGTCACCAGACAGCTACTCAGTTTCCAAAGAACGGCCCGACAGCTGCTCAGTTTCTGAAGAAAGGCCAGTGCTCCCAAGCAATGAATCGGCTAGGGGCTTCCGTGGGGGCTCTTCTGATGGCTGGTCTATGCATGGCTTCAATGGTCTCATGGCCACTTCTCGTAGAGAAAGGTGGTCTTTCGATAGTGATTTCTTTGGCTTTAATTACGAGAAGTTAACCCGATCCAGTAGCCGACTTTCTACTTCTTCCTCTGTTGATCTACAAAGATGTGGGGTTTGCTCGAAGCTCTTGACTGAGCAATCGTCATGGAGTgatcaaaaaattatttccaataATGAGCTTTCTGTAGTTGCTGTGCTAACTTGTGGGCATGTTTATCATGCTGAGTGTTTGGAGAATATGACTCCTGAAATTAGCAAATATGACCCAGCTTGCCCAGTTTGTACTTTTGGGGAGAAGCAGACCCTGAAATTTTCTGAAAAAGCACTGAAAGCTGAAATGGATTTGGAGGCTAGAAATAAGAGATCGAGGAACCAAGTTGTGGATACCTATCTTGATGGTAATTCTTTTGTCCTTGATCGCTTGAAAAATAGTGGATGCCAAGGGAAGGGTTCCAAGATGTTTCGCAGTTCTAGCTTGAAAGACTCCTTGGGGAAGCCTTTCTTGAGGCGGCACTTCTCATTTGGCTCAAAGGATTCTAAAGCCTTGTCTGAGAATCACTCTAATAGAAAGAAGGGGTTCTTCCGGGTGAAATCAAGCAAAGAATGAGCAAATTCTAAGCTGCGGTGAGCCTCCCCATCTCTTATGTGTTGCTTACGTCTATACACAAAAAAGCTAGTGCTTCTTTGTGGAATTGAAAGTATCAAGTTCAAACACTTAAAATCTCGTTCCATATGCACGTCCaaaaacacatctcaatgtTGAAACTCAGTATTGTTTTTGCATACAGATTTCAGTGCGGGATCCCTACAATCTCAGTTGGAGGAGGAATTGCAAGATGTCTATCAACAAGATGTTGTGATGAAAAATCTACTGCTGCATACACGCTGAAGTCTCAACAGCATTAGGTTGAGGAGTTaggctgtaaaaaaaaatctatagaagataaattcaatataataaggaaaaaaagtaGTAGTGATCAGATTCTTACTTTGTACAGATCAATTTGTTCATGCATTGACAAATATATGATTTGATCCAGATGGCTTCTGTATGGATCTGCCTAAAGGGCAACGTCATGCCCACTTACTTCCATTGTGCGTATTAGTGGAAGAGGGCTAGGCAATAGACCGATAATTCGATATCTTGTCGATGTTTactcttcactttttttttaattaaatcctAGAGGCaagttttctgtttttttttttttttttttttttgggccttTAAATATATACTCAATTGATAGGAATATCAATCAGCATACAAAGAAAGGATAAAAATAGGGATGAAAAACATGATATCACCCTTTAACAATCAGAGAGTGTAAagcaaccaaaagaaaaaaaggagaaaatggtAAAAGGAAGAGGGAAATGGGACCACAAGAGTGGTTTCAATTCCATAATTTCTTTCTTGATTTTGAGGTTACCATCTTACCGTGAAAATGGACATTTTTGCAGATGTTAGCAAGCTTTCTTATCCGAGTTGCATTATTCATCCTTACCCAAAAGCCAGAGCCATCAACATTTGTCACTCCGGAGACGAGTACGTGCCTTCTCGTGGCTAAGTTGGCAGTACCCTTCGTGGCTCTTTTGCAGTTTCTCAGTAAAGACACTTGTGAAATCCTTGTTACATGCAAAAAATACACACTTCTTCTCCGACTATATCCCATCTtccatctttcatctaaaacaaaAAGCTCAAGCTAGTAGCCTTAGCTCAAACCTGCTATTGCAAAAATGGCTCAAATACTAGATAAGGATGGCAACCGAATTCAGCTCACCGACGAAGATGGCAACCCGGTCCGATTAACTGATGAATATGGGAATCCCGTTCAACTTAAAGGTGTGGCTGTCGAGCCCGAAACGCTAGCTGCAACAACGGAGAAGGAGATTACCacaggtggtggtggtggtgctgcAGGTGAGCATGATGATCAGCAGGAGCAGGAGCAGGAGCAGGAGCAGGAGCATGAGGAGGTTTCTCGCTCCAGTAGCTCCAGCTCTGGCTCGGTGAGTAGAACATATTTAAATGACGCTAATTGCAGATAatctatatttttgttttctttttttctctggTCGTCTCTCTATGTTTGGTGTCAATTGCAGTACGAGGATGACGGATCACAAGGTCAAGGTGGGGAGGGTGAGAGTGGAGAAggtagaagaaggaagaagaagggattaaaggagaaaataaaggaaaagctAACCAGTGGAAAGCACAAGGACGAGCACTCGCACTCCAACACCACAGAGATTTCTAGTACAACCACAACCACTGGATCCGAACACCAGGAACATGAGCAGAAAAGTATGATGGAGAAGATCAAGGACAAGTTATCTGGGCATCATATCAGTTAAGAACGTTGTAAAATGTGCATGTATGTGTTGTCTGCAATAGTTTGTGTTTCTTGTCGAGATGTGCAAGCAATATGTagatcatgtatatatgttctGCAGGGGAGTCTGTCGTTGAGTTGTGTTCATAATTTTGCAGGGAAGATTGTGTAACGCAATTCGACAtgtgataattttatttataaagtttATTTCACTTTGTAGTTAGTTTTCTTCACCTTTGTACTTTATAAAGTACATCTCCCGCCCAAACATAGCTATGCGCTCACACCTAATGTGGTCGAATATATCTCCCGTCAAAGCAAAGTTATGTGTTCACACTTAATGCGGTTGAATACATCTCTTGCCTATCTCTTCAAGCTGATCTCTTTACCGCTtagcacaaaacaaacagaaaatccAAGATCAAACAAGAAACCAGGaactaattttcaaaatttattctgcaGATTATTGacttaaagattctcaaggctTTCTTGTCTAGCAAATTGTCCTTAAGAATTGCGGGCATCTGTATGGGTTAAATCAGTAGCCTATAATTTAGCCTCAAGATAAGACCAAAAATCAAGTTAAAAGATAAAGTTAAGAAGATAGGACAAGTTGATTCAGGCTCCTAAGAGGAAAGGCAAACAGACTcctaaaaagaaagagactcggacttctaaaaggaaaatgttttacaagATAAGTTGGACCCAATCAAAGATATTTACCTCTATATGTATGAGGAGATCCCCACAAATTAGACGAACTCTCTAGAGGCTCTCCACAGAAGCTCCCTACATACAAATTCTACCATACAGAGCAATTCCAAGTGATATTCTCTAAATTCCTCCATTGTACTGTGAGATATGTGAactatgagagattgtaaaatatcCATTATAATGGATTTTGCCCCCAAATAACTCGTATACATAGgcttttatgccgaaccacgtaaatctgtctcactatatttatttctatttgtttatttgttatttatttcatgaatgAACGCGAAGATCACTGTATCGAAACCCGAATCACCATCGTAAGCCGGAGATAATTCTTTCCTCCGTTTCAGTCTATCCTAAAAGGATTTGTTAAATCGATTGAAAATcgttttaataatgataaaaactcaaaaccagTAAGGTGTTATTACCATTTTTACACTAACCAATAGGAACTCAACAcatatgaaatttatttgtcTTACAGTGGATCCTACCTTATTGAATTAGCTCTACTTCTTTCCCTGTCCTCTCCTCTCCAAACTTGTAGTCACTGCCCATTTCCAAtcttgttttg from Juglans microcarpa x Juglans regia isolate MS1-56 chromosome 3S, Jm3101_v1.0, whole genome shotgun sequence encodes:
- the LOC121258464 gene encoding probable receptor-like protein kinase At2g21480, with the protein product MEIIGKKPRNLPTSNLFLSSFPSPFPSSMATLLVLIYAFFTASTTAFSAFAPFVPQDNFLIDSGADKLASLPDGRVFRTEEQSKQFLEAKDEIKVSVEKADVPSPIYLSARIFVQEAIYSFPLSRPGWHWVRLHFYPFQNDQFDLRTATFSVSTDKYVLLHSFNMNNSSKHVLKEFLLNLTEPHLSIKFVPMKNSAAFINAIEVVAAPDELITDVANELSPVGEVSGLSTYAYQTMYRLNMGGPLITSGNDTLGRTWQPDESYLKSRNLAKSVSVSTTIVKYPEGVTPLIGPQTMYASAVEMADAKVGQPNFNVTWNFEADPGFGYLIRLHFCDIVSKALNNLYFDVYINGEMAISDLDLSHNLNGLAMAYYKDIVVNASLMSNGLTVQIGPSKLGSGDLNAILNGLEILKISSSVNSLDGEFGVDGSMAADGSNRSKVAAVGFAMMFGAFIGLGAMVMKWHKRPPDWQKRNSFSSWLLPLHASDTSFMTSKNSLGSHKSNFYSSTMGLGRYFSFTELQEATKNFDSNAVIGVGGFGNVYLGEIDDGTKVAVKRGNPQSEQGITEFQTEIQMLSKLRHRHLVSLIGYCDENSEMILVYEYMSNGPFRDHLYGKDLPPLSWKQRLEICIGAARGLHYLHTGTAQGIIHRDVKTTNILLDENFTAKVADFGLSKDTPMGQGHVSTAVKGSFGYLDPEYFRRQQLTDKSDVYSFGVVLLEVLCARPAINPALPREQVNLADWAMQWKRKGLIDKIIDPLLVGSINPESMKKFAEASEKCLAEYGVDRPTMGDVLWNLEFALQLQETFSQGNAEDDKSKSNSSAIVSTSPAVVTSSTTASNSDSLLVTNPEEHESPAQAQAMNEHSGTTMFSQFANLNGR
- the LOC121258466 gene encoding uncharacterized protein LOC121258466 isoform X1 gives rise to the protein MPVSLSFDRLGSEKKGTVQLRLVRVLDVRVRSNLLSDDVIFKLITYIDNTPPNGWRGENLHRNVQYSPTWSFQWDNPGRVAGEEISMGCFSDGVDRNGRLRIKYEPSYADDGSPVEYFQRCAWQKSPNSEGTAGQVRTPASDQSFSRNISMGLSLEQVKESPTGSFPSPFKPSLTMPSTSSLLSSPLSSQSHLPPASSTTSRWPRRSPGHQLSRQVSDSQILGFKSPDSYSVSKERPDSCSVSEERPVLPSNESARGFRGGSSDGWSMHGFNGLMATSRRERWSFDSDFFGFNYEKLTRSSSRLSTSSSVDLQRCGVCSKLLTEQSSWSDQKIISNNELSVVAVLTCGHVYHAECLENMTPEISKYDPACPVCTFGEKQTLKFSEKALKAEMDLEARNKRSRNQVVDTYLDGNSFVLDRLKNSGCQGKGSKMFRSSSLKDSLGKPFLRRHFSFGSKDSKALSENHSNRKKGFFRVKSSKE
- the LOC121258466 gene encoding uncharacterized protein LOC121258466 isoform X2 is translated as MGSACCVAARDNTPPNGWRGENLHRNVQYSPTWSFQWDNPGRVAGEEISMGCFSDGVDRNGRLRIKYEPSYADDGSPVEYFQRCAWQKSPNSEGTAGQVRTPASDQSFSRNISMGLSLEQVKESPTGSFPSPFKPSLTMPSTSSLLSSPLSSQSHLPPASSTTSRWPRRSPGHQLSRQVSDSQILGFKSPDSYSVSKERPDSCSVSEERPVLPSNESARGFRGGSSDGWSMHGFNGLMATSRRERWSFDSDFFGFNYEKLTRSSSRLSTSSSVDLQRCGVCSKLLTEQSSWSDQKIISNNELSVVAVLTCGHVYHAECLENMTPEISKYDPACPVCTFGEKQTLKFSEKALKAEMDLEARNKRSRNQVVDTYLDGNSFVLDRLKNSGCQGKGSKMFRSSSLKDSLGKPFLRRHFSFGSKDSKALSENHSNRKKGFFRVKSSKE
- the LOC121258466 gene encoding uncharacterized protein LOC121258466 isoform X3, which translates into the protein MGCFSDGVDRNGRLRIKYEPSYADDGSPVEYFQRCAWQKSPNSEGTAGQVRTPASDQSFSRNISMGLSLEQVKESPTGSFPSPFKPSLTMPSTSSLLSSPLSSQSHLPPASSTTSRWPRRSPGHQLSRQVSDSQILGFKSPDSYSVSKERPDSCSVSEERPVLPSNESARGFRGGSSDGWSMHGFNGLMATSRRERWSFDSDFFGFNYEKLTRSSSRLSTSSSVDLQRCGVCSKLLTEQSSWSDQKIISNNELSVVAVLTCGHVYHAECLENMTPEISKYDPACPVCTFGEKQTLKFSEKALKAEMDLEARNKRSRNQVVDTYLDGNSFVLDRLKNSGCQGKGSKMFRSSSLKDSLGKPFLRRHFSFGSKDSKALSENHSNRKKGFFRVKSSKE
- the LOC121258468 gene encoding embryogenic cell protein 40-like; protein product: MAQILDKDGNRIQLTDEDGNPVRLTDEYGNPVQLKGVAVEPETLAATTEKEITTGGGGGAAGEHDDQQEQEQEQEQEHEEVSRSSSSSSGSYEDDGSQGQGGEGESGEGRRRKKKGLKEKIKEKLTSGKHKDEHSHSNTTEISSTTTTTGSEHQEHEQKSMMEKIKDKLSGHHIS